The Amblyomma americanum isolate KBUSLIRL-KWMA chromosome 6, ASM5285725v1, whole genome shotgun sequence genome has a window encoding:
- the LOC144095270 gene encoding putative serine carboxypeptidase CPVL, with amino-acid sequence MQVILLLLVFSSNFSSSFGVNRNKRHQDVPMNDTKNVADAGDKSKAVDDEGEPLFLTPLIEAGRYDEALQKSRVGSLGDLPDVLSYSGFITVDKKKGSNLFFWFVPAMENPDRAPVMLWLQGGPGTSSLMGLFVEHGPYYVDENYAAQLREITWTRSISVLYVDNPVGTGFSFTQSDDGYARNMSDVSRDMLEFLQQFFTLFDSYSSNDFYLAGESYAGKFVPVIGAALHESRGKLRLPIRIKGLAIGNGITDPITMLRYGDYLYKIGLMDQRQATHMQKGCDMAAHMIRKKRYLVSSLIMTTLIYGTLAGGTSYFGKVTGYDYAYNYLLTKAPESHKRYETFVQTPAVRQAIHVGGAKFHVDKAPVAIPLLTSFMKSVKDKFALLLDNYKGLVYSGQLDIVVPYTATEALMSSLDWTGAKEYARARRHVWRSSDGDQLFGYVTQTTNFSMVLIRNGGHILPYDQPEAAYEMITNFVSNGSLVA; translated from the exons GCATCAGGACGTACCGATGAACGACACCAAAAATGTTGCAGACGCAG GCGACAAGTCGAAGGCAGTAGACGACGAGGGAGAGCCTCTGTTCTTGACACCACTTATCGAAGCCGGCAGGTATGACGAGGCCTTGCAGAAAAGCAGGGTCGGCAGCCTCGGCGATCTCCCTGACGTGCTCAGCTACTCGGGATTCATCACCGTCGACAAGAAAAAGGGCAGCAACCTATTCTTCTGGTTTGTCCCCGCCATG GAAAACCCCGACCGGGCGCCGGTAATGCTCTGGCTCCAGGGAGGACCGGGCACATCTTCTCTCATGGGCCTGTTCGTGGAGCACGGTCCTTACTACGTGGACGAGAACTACGCGGCGCAGCTGCGCGAGATCACCTGGACGCGCAGCATATCGGTTCTCTACGTGGACAACCCCGTGGGCACTGGCTTCAGCTTCACGCAGAGTGACGACGGCTACGCCCGCAACATGTCCGACGTGAGCAGAGACATGCTGGAGTTTCTGCAGCAGTTCTTCACCCTCTTCGACAGTTACTCCTCGAACGATTTCTACTTGGCCGGAGAATCATACGCTG GCAAATTTGTTCCTGTAATTGGTGCCGCCCTGCACGAGTCCAGAGGCAAACTGCGCCTGCCTATCCGCATCAAAGGTCTCGCTATTGGCAATGGCATAACCGACCCGATAACCATGCTTCGTTATGGGGACTACCTGTACAAGATCGGCCTCATGGATCAACGCCAAGCGACACACATGCAGAAAGGCTGCGATATGGCAGCGCACATGATCCGTAAGAAGCGCTACCTGGTGTCCAGCTTGATCATGACCACGCTCATCTATGGCACCTTGGCAGGAGGTACCTCGTATTTCGGAAAGGTCACGGGCTATGACTACGCCTACAACTACTTGCTCACCAAAGCGCCCGAGTCGCACAAGCGTTACGAGACATTCGTCCAGACCCCTGCTGTACGACAAGCCATCCACGTGGGAGGAGCCAAATTTCACGTGGACAAAGCGCCCGTTGCCATCCCTCTTCTTACCAGCTTTATGAAGTCGGTTAAAGACAAGTTCGCATTGCTTTTGGACAACTACAAG ggACTTGTCTACAGCGGCCAACTGGACATCGTCGTCCCGTACACTGCAACCGAGGCGTTAATGTCTTCTCTGGATTGGACGGGGGCCAAGGAGTACGCCAGAGCTAGACGTCACGTTTGGCGGTCGTCCGACGGTGACCAGTTGTTTGGCTACGTCACACAGACCACCAACTTCTCAATGGTTCTCATCCGGAACGGTGGTCACATCCTCCCCTACGACCAGCCAGAGGCGGCCTACGAAATGATTACCAATTTTGTCAGCAACGGCTCGTTGGTGGCTTAA